A part of Chloroflexota bacterium genomic DNA contains:
- a CDS encoding helix-hairpin-helix domain-containing protein, with product MAGKSVKKMDVNSASLAELVAINGVGESLAEKIVAGRPYAKLKDLLAVNGISEKKLEVLSDYLKVPAAPKKIEPSLVEPYDHISSDKPFTKVGNTEAFVFLEDRNERQDAFLMIAGGFILGLIILLLRRGSD from the coding sequence ATGGCTGGAAAAAGTGTAAAGAAAATGGATGTCAATTCCGCATCATTGGCGGAGCTGGTCGCGATCAATGGCGTTGGCGAAAGTCTGGCCGAAAAGATTGTTGCTGGACGCCCTTACGCCAAACTTAAAGACCTGTTGGCGGTTAACGGGATCAGTGAGAAAAAGCTGGAGGTCCTTTCGGATTACCTTAAAGTCCCCGCCGCACCAAAGAAAATTGAACCCAGCCTAGTAGAGCCCTACGATCACATTTCCAGTGACAAGCCCTTCACCAAGGTGGGCAATACTGAAGCCTTCGTGTTCCTTGAGGACCGCAATGAACGCCAGGACGCTTTCCTGATGATCGCCGGCGGCTTCATCCTCGGGCTCATCATCCTCCTGCTCCGGCGCGGCTCGGACTAA
- a CDS encoding L,D-transpeptidase: MTKSSKSPLSKSINRREFLQFCGFGLAGLALPEPAVRMVDKATDVTQQQLGRITINGLKLFSEPNFGAEVLDEMYKDMLWKITGTTIGGDETNPNRIWYELDGKGYAYSGRVQPVMNQFNPVRTYVPEGGRLGEVTVPFVDAYNSMEIGRQIKYRFYYASTFWVTDRIVDEDGKVWYQLLDDKFYQSYYVPARTIRLVPDVELTAISPDLRADEKSILVDLNSQMLTAYEKDRIVFQSRISSGVRLSEGGFATPRGLFHTMRKRPCRHMSNPANEYGTGFDLPGVPWVSYFTGDGIAFHGAYWHNNYGIPSSHGCINMAPQAAKWIYRWTLPTVPPDEYVYSDAFGTRVVIQ; the protein is encoded by the coding sequence ATGACTAAATCCTCAAAATCACCTCTTAGTAAATCCATCAATCGTCGAGAGTTCCTGCAGTTTTGCGGGTTTGGTCTTGCTGGTTTGGCGCTGCCAGAGCCGGCGGTGCGGATGGTTGATAAAGCCACAGATGTCACCCAGCAACAATTGGGCCGGATCACCATCAACGGCCTCAAACTCTTTTCAGAGCCAAACTTTGGCGCGGAAGTCCTGGATGAAATGTATAAAGATATGCTCTGGAAGATCACCGGGACGACGATCGGCGGTGATGAGACCAATCCGAACCGGATCTGGTATGAGCTGGATGGCAAGGGCTATGCCTATTCCGGAAGGGTCCAGCCTGTGATGAATCAGTTCAACCCTGTCAGAACCTATGTCCCGGAGGGTGGCCGGTTAGGTGAAGTGACTGTGCCCTTTGTGGATGCCTATAACAGCATGGAAATTGGCCGCCAGATCAAATATCGCTTTTATTACGCTTCGACCTTCTGGGTGACGGATAGGATCGTGGATGAGGATGGTAAGGTCTGGTATCAACTCCTCGATGATAAGTTTTACCAGTCCTATTATGTCCCTGCCAGGACCATCCGCCTGGTCCCTGATGTGGAATTGACCGCTATCTCACCGGATTTAAGAGCGGATGAAAAATCGATTTTGGTGGATCTCAATAGCCAAATGCTGACGGCTTATGAGAAAGACCGGATCGTTTTTCAATCCCGGATTTCCAGTGGTGTGCGGTTATCCGAAGGTGGGTTTGCCACTCCTCGGGGGCTGTTCCATACCATGCGAAAGCGTCCCTGCCGGCACATGTCCAACCCGGCTAATGAATACGGCACAGGCTTTGACCTGCCCGGGGTCCCCTGGGTCAGCTATTTCACGGGGGATGGGATTGCCTTTCATGGCGCATATTGGCATAATAATTATGGGATCCCTTCCAGCCACGGCTGCATCAATATGGCGCCCCAGGCTGCGAAATGGATCTATCGCTGGACGCTGCCCACCGTGCCGCCGGATGAGTATGTTTATTCCGACGCTTTTGGCACGCGAGTAGTGATTCAGTAA
- the yjjX gene encoding inosine/xanthosine triphosphatase → MTVKTITVASLNPVKAAAVLSAFQRLFPEETFQVNAVSVPSDVSDQPMSDVETRQGAINRARHARELTPKADYWTGVEGGCEIQEGDLVAFAWVEILSDERESNARTASFRLPDRVRKLVEDGMELGDADDLVFGESNSKQQNGAVGLLTGNVETRTSLYEQAVVLALIPFKNSELY, encoded by the coding sequence CTGACTGTGAAAACAATCACCGTTGCATCACTCAACCCTGTAAAAGCCGCGGCTGTCCTGAGCGCTTTCCAACGCCTCTTCCCGGAGGAGACTTTCCAAGTTAACGCGGTGTCTGTGCCATCGGACGTATCGGATCAACCGATGTCTGATGTGGAAACCCGCCAGGGCGCAATAAACCGCGCCAGGCATGCCCGAGAGCTTACACCTAAGGCGGATTATTGGACGGGCGTGGAAGGGGGTTGCGAAATCCAGGAGGGTGATTTGGTGGCTTTTGCCTGGGTGGAGATCCTCAGCGATGAACGGGAAAGTAATGCCCGGACGGCATCTTTTCGATTACCGGACCGAGTACGCAAGTTGGTTGAAGATGGGATGGAACTGGGGGATGCTGATGACCTGGTCTTTGGCGAATCCAACTCCAAGCAGCAGAACGGTGCAGTGGGTCTGTTGACGGGTAATGTGGAGACCCGCACCTCACTTTATGAGCAGGCAGTGGTTTTAGCGTTGATTCCTTTTAAAAATTCAGAACTGTATTGA
- a CDS encoding pirin family protein — MERKIKERITGYRTQDGAGVSLVRVLGNQTALAFDPILLLDSFDSTNPEEYIAGFPLHPHRGIETISLIVWGNMVHKDSLGNSDAISDGEVQWMTAGSGILHEERLPASERMLGVQLWLNMPREHKMAPPEYRSIHADEIEAIPIEGGILRLVSGHYQGHQGHTGKYLPLNYYDIRLELHQKLVIDTDEDKSVMVFTLLGEAKIAGELVSEKTAVKLTPGDSLTVESLNEDIILLFISSDKLDEPIAWGGPIVMNTREELETAFMEYRNGSFIKEVIDY; from the coding sequence ATGGAAAGAAAAATCAAAGAACGGATCACCGGCTATCGGACTCAGGACGGCGCGGGCGTCAGCCTGGTGCGTGTCCTGGGGAACCAGACCGCCCTGGCATTTGACCCCATCCTGCTGCTGGACTCCTTTGATAGCACCAACCCTGAGGAATACATCGCAGGTTTCCCCCTTCATCCTCACCGGGGCATCGAAACGATCAGCCTGATCGTTTGGGGCAACATGGTTCACAAGGACAGCCTCGGCAATTCAGATGCCATCTCGGATGGTGAGGTGCAGTGGATGACGGCAGGCTCCGGCATCCTGCACGAAGAACGGCTCCCCGCCTCGGAAAGGATGCTGGGTGTGCAGCTTTGGCTGAACATGCCCAGGGAGCATAAAATGGCACCCCCGGAATATCGCAGCATCCATGCCGATGAAATCGAGGCTATTCCAATCGAAGGCGGCATTCTGCGACTGGTCTCTGGCCATTATCAAGGTCACCAGGGGCATACGGGAAAGTATCTCCCCCTGAATTATTACGATATCCGTCTCGAACTGCACCAGAAATTGGTGATCGACACCGACGAGGACAAATCCGTCATGGTCTTCACCCTGCTGGGTGAAGCGAAAATCGCAGGTGAATTGGTTAGCGAAAAGACTGCGGTCAAGCTGACCCCCGGTGATAGCCTTACGGTCGAATCCCTGAATGAGGATATCATCCTCCTGTTCATCAGCTCAGATAAACTGGATGAGCCAATTGCCTGGGGCGGACCAATTGTGATGAACACCCGGGAAGAGCTGGAAACGGCCTTCATGGAATATCGCAATGGCAGCTTCATCAAAGAAGTGATTGATTATTAG
- a CDS encoding dCTP deaminase, with amino-acid sequence MSIKSDRWIRRMVMEQKMIEPFEEGQVREGVISYGTSSYGYDIRVANEFKIFTNVFSAVVDPKHFDPHSMVDFTGDVCIIPPNSFALARTVEYFRIPRSVLTICVGKSTYARCGIIVNVTPFEPEWEGYVTLEISNTTPLPAKIYSFEGIAQVLFFESDEECEISYADKKGKYQFQKTIELPKL; translated from the coding sequence ATGAGTATCAAATCCGACCGTTGGATCCGTCGAATGGTGATGGAACAGAAAATGATTGAGCCGTTTGAAGAGGGGCAGGTCCGGGAGGGTGTGATCTCATATGGGACATCCTCTTATGGATATGATATTCGTGTTGCGAATGAATTTAAGATCTTTACCAATGTCTTTTCCGCTGTGGTGGACCCGAAGCACTTTGATCCACACTCCATGGTTGATTTTACCGGAGATGTCTGCATCATCCCGCCGAACTCCTTCGCTCTGGCTCGCACAGTGGAATATTTCCGCATCCCGCGCAGCGTCCTGACGATTTGTGTGGGGAAAAGCACTTATGCCCGCTGCGGGATCATCGTCAACGTAACCCCGTTTGAACCCGAATGGGAAGGCTACGTGACTCTGGAGATCTCAAACACCACGCCGCTGCCCGCGAAGATCTATTCCTTTGAGGGCATCGCGCAGGTCTTGTTCTTTGAATCGGACGAGGAATGCGAGATATCCTACGCGGATAAGAAGGGTAAATACCAGTTCCAGAAGACTATTGAACTGCCGAAGCTATAG
- a CDS encoding tetratricopeptide repeat protein has product MVSDFIVHVDESDFEYEVLQYSTRTPVVVDFWADWCIPCRVLSPRLEQLALEGEGSFRLAKVNVEESANLARHYKVRNLPMVKAFVDGHVVAEFSGVVAEDGLRDFIRRLVPAPEDLMFAKGKNLLLLADYGEAEDAFREFLAVHPDHPEANLGLIRSLLFQGKGVEAVHLLRHFPASPVYGAAQLLKPVAEAYQNEDLNPADADSPLEAAFRNGIRLAKNGKILAAMDGFLDILRKDKTYRDGLVKDIFVGWLTLIGEEHPESRQYRQDLSAVLF; this is encoded by the coding sequence ATGGTTTCAGATTTCATCGTCCACGTGGACGAATCGGATTTTGAATATGAAGTATTACAATATTCCACCCGAACTCCGGTTGTTGTGGATTTCTGGGCGGATTGGTGTATCCCTTGCCGCGTGCTGAGCCCCCGGCTGGAGCAACTGGCCCTGGAAGGGGAGGGGAGCTTCCGGCTGGCTAAAGTCAACGTGGAAGAAAGTGCTAATCTGGCCCGCCATTATAAGGTGCGCAACCTCCCGATGGTGAAGGCCTTTGTGGATGGGCATGTTGTGGCGGAATTTTCCGGCGTGGTGGCAGAAGACGGCCTGCGGGACTTCATCCGGCGGCTTGTCCCGGCCCCGGAAGACCTGATGTTCGCCAAGGGCAAGAACCTTCTGCTGTTGGCCGATTACGGCGAGGCGGAGGATGCCTTCCGCGAGTTCCTGGCCGTTCATCCGGATCACCCCGAGGCGAATTTGGGACTGATTCGCTCGCTTCTGTTCCAGGGGAAGGGCGTGGAAGCGGTGCACTTGCTGCGGCATTTTCCTGCCAGCCCGGTTTATGGCGCTGCGCAGCTGCTGAAACCGGTTGCGGAAGCTTACCAGAATGAGGACCTGAACCCTGCTGACGCCGATTCGCCGCTTGAGGCTGCCTTCCGGAATGGCATTCGGCTGGCAAAGAATGGCAAGATCCTGGCCGCGATGGATGGTTTCTTGGATATCCTGCGCAAGGATAAAACCTACCGCGATGGTCTGGTCAAGGACATTTTCGTGGGCTGGCTGACACTGATCGGGGAAGAACATCCCGAATCCCGCCAATATCGGCAGGACCTGTCGGCGGTGCTGTTCTAA
- a CDS encoding flavin reductase, giving the protein MIKPEDLKEAMRSWLTGVAIVTSKYGEAVHGMTANSFNSLALDPPTVLVALRHHTRTQQMVRASGIYAISILDIHQIGLARRFAGQTETGKPRFEGVETFEMTTGAPMIQNATAFLDCKVVKDFDIGDTTVFIGEVVASKVIPGNGKDPLLYFNRQWRKLEKL; this is encoded by the coding sequence ATGATAAAACCTGAAGACTTAAAAGAAGCCATGCGTTCATGGCTGACCGGGGTGGCAATTGTGACAAGCAAATATGGTGAAGCAGTTCATGGTATGACAGCCAATAGCTTCAACTCCCTTGCCCTTGATCCACCAACAGTATTGGTCGCTCTGCGACACCATACTCGGACGCAACAAATGGTCCGTGCAAGCGGGATATATGCCATCAGTATTCTGGATATCCACCAAATCGGCCTTGCCAGGCGTTTTGCGGGACAAACAGAAACCGGCAAACCTCGTTTTGAGGGCGTGGAAACCTTTGAAATGACCACCGGTGCACCGATGATCCAAAATGCCACGGCTTTTCTTGATTGCAAGGTCGTCAAGGATTTTGACATCGGCGATACCACGGTTTTCATCGGCGAAGTCGTTGCCTCCAAAGTTATCCCCGGGAATGGAAAAGACCCATTGCTCTATTTCAACCGTCAATGGCGGAAATTGGAGAAGCTATGA
- a CDS encoding cyclic-di-AMP receptor, whose product MTPETEMDQSQHDLMIVVVQGQDADMAIQSLTDEGISVTRLPSVGGFLGRKNATLMIDIETEQYEKAIDLLNKTCRQRVAFIAVPMESAPLPMPAPTPITIGGANVFSLEVEHYEEF is encoded by the coding sequence ATGACACCAGAAACTGAAATGGATCAATCACAACATGATCTCATGATCGTTGTCGTTCAGGGTCAGGATGCCGATATGGCAATCCAATCTCTGACCGATGAGGGCATCAGCGTGACCCGCCTGCCCAGCGTTGGGGGATTTCTTGGCCGAAAGAATGCGACCCTGATGATCGATATCGAAACCGAACAATATGAAAAGGCCATTGATTTATTGAATAAGACCTGTCGTCAGCGGGTGGCTTTCATTGCTGTGCCGATGGAAAGTGCACCATTGCCGATGCCGGCTCCCACGCCGATCACGATTGGCGGCGCGAATGTATTTTCACTTGAAGTTGAACATTATGAGGAATTCTAG
- a CDS encoding N-acetylmuramoyl-L-alanine amidase produces MSDDFDPIEQQQPVNDEPENGEELTQEPPKERPRQKKQAAIKPFTFWRGMQTALAAAFVVATLFTIWTPGSLVEGSLESRMAQALQSASGNYENLAEATAESAVDNGPKNIGIVAGHYGFDSGAVCSNGTTEAASNLEIATLVQKKLTDMGYTVDLLEEFDDRLEGYQAGVLISIHLDSCEYINDLATGYKVASALSDQNMATSQKLTTCLSEQYGEVTALAYHAGSVTDDMTYYHAFTEINPQTPAAIIEAGFLNMDYQMITENPELIADGIVAGLLCFLNN; encoded by the coding sequence ATGTCCGATGACTTTGATCCCATTGAGCAGCAACAACCGGTGAATGATGAGCCGGAAAACGGGGAAGAACTGACGCAGGAACCCCCGAAGGAACGTCCGCGTCAGAAAAAACAAGCCGCAATCAAGCCCTTTACCTTTTGGCGGGGGATGCAGACGGCTTTGGCAGCCGCTTTTGTGGTGGCTACTTTATTCACCATCTGGACGCCGGGCAGCCTTGTGGAAGGCAGCCTGGAATCCCGAATGGCCCAGGCGCTGCAATCAGCTTCCGGGAATTATGAGAATCTGGCTGAAGCAACGGCGGAATCAGCCGTTGACAATGGGCCAAAAAACATCGGGATCGTGGCAGGGCACTATGGCTTTGATTCCGGCGCTGTCTGTTCCAATGGCACAACAGAAGCAGCCTCAAACCTGGAGATCGCCACATTGGTCCAGAAGAAACTGACCGATATGGGTTATACAGTCGATCTGTTGGAAGAGTTCGATGACAGGCTGGAAGGTTACCAGGCAGGCGTCCTCATCTCAATTCACCTGGACTCTTGTGAATATATCAACGATTTAGCGACTGGTTATAAAGTAGCTTCAGCTTTATCGGATCAGAATATGGCCACAAGCCAGAAACTCACCACATGCCTCTCGGAGCAATATGGTGAAGTGACCGCATTGGCCTATCATGCTGGTTCGGTGACGGATGACATGACGTATTATCATGCATTTACTGAGATTAACCCACAAACCCCCGCAGCGATTATCGAAGCTGGGTTTTTGAACATGGATTACCAGATGATTACAGAGAACCCGGAATTGATCGCCGATGGCATTGTTGCCGGCCTTCTTTGTTTTTTGAATAATTAA
- a CDS encoding L,D-transpeptidase family protein, translating to MTSRHDLILLEQAKSALRRGDRMLSRRIAQKLVREHPEDIEGWLLLGGLSSPKASLAYLRKAEEIDPYDPRVRQALAWAKGRVMAEETQHVDLDRTREIRLFQPSPTPSFKVPPPITVQKQSPVWVGTFAIVLMITLFFFGMDFLPSRIVKAAENAGPIRQEEFNKPSLTPTVTNTPTPTSTPTATPTATPTSTPTATPTPTLVPTQAPYTYAIPDVGDDEKWIDVDLSSQMLYAYEGDTIVRSFLVSTGTYLHPTPAGQYAVWIKLLYTDMSGPGYYLPDVPYTMYFYQGYGIHGTYWHDNFGTPMSHGCVNMRTSEAGWLYNWAYVGILVNIHD from the coding sequence ATGACAAGCAGGCACGATCTCATATTATTGGAACAAGCCAAGTCGGCGCTGCGACGCGGGGACAGGATGCTCTCGCGGCGAATTGCCCAAAAATTAGTCAGGGAACACCCTGAGGATATTGAAGGCTGGCTGTTACTCGGTGGCTTATCCAGTCCAAAGGCCAGCCTGGCATATTTACGAAAAGCAGAAGAGATTGACCCATACGATCCCCGTGTGCGACAAGCACTGGCCTGGGCCAAAGGGCGCGTTATGGCTGAGGAAACTCAGCATGTTGACCTGGACCGGACGCGTGAGATCCGCTTATTCCAACCTTCCCCGACGCCCTCGTTCAAGGTGCCACCCCCAATCACCGTTCAGAAGCAAAGCCCGGTTTGGGTGGGCACGTTCGCCATAGTGTTGATGATTACCTTATTCTTCTTTGGCATGGATTTCCTGCCCAGCCGGATTGTTAAAGCTGCTGAGAATGCCGGACCGATCCGCCAGGAAGAATTTAACAAACCCAGCCTGACACCAACCGTCACGAATACCCCGACGCCAACCAGCACCCCGACTGCCACACCGACAGCCACACCGACGTCTACGCCAACCGCTACGCCTACACCAACCCTGGTGCCGACCCAGGCTCCTTATACCTATGCCATCCCTGATGTGGGGGATGATGAAAAATGGATTGATGTTGACCTCTCATCGCAGATGCTCTATGCCTATGAAGGCGATACCATTGTTCGCTCTTTCCTGGTATCGACCGGAACGTATCTGCATCCGACGCCTGCAGGTCAATATGCTGTCTGGATCAAGCTGCTTTATACAGATATGTCCGGGCCGGGCTATTACCTGCCGGATGTGCCTTACACAATGTATTTTTATCAGGGTTACGGTATTCATGGCACCTATTGGCACGATAATTTCGGCACGCCAATGAGTCATGGCTGCGTCAATATGCGCACTTCGGAAGCCGGCTGGCTTTATAACTGGGCGTATGTTGGAATCCTGGTGAATATTCATGACTAA
- a CDS encoding DUF4013 domain-containing protein, with translation MDFGLAFSYVFKDPDWFKKVAIPAVCSLIPVVGPFVLIGWAMKAAKNVMDGNLENALPELDFGADLGKGFMVTIIGLIYSLPIAIFAGISSGLFSAAPNSEQAMSVIFYILGGCFGLFGLLLALLIMFLSAVGIANYIAKGEFGAAFKFKELFALLKKSFVSWLLVAVGYLLAMGIIAPLGGIVCGIGAVLTAAYANLIVMHMVGQAYNASRPEVFEAV, from the coding sequence ATGGATTTCGGTCTTGCTTTTAGTTATGTTTTCAAGGACCCGGACTGGTTTAAAAAGGTAGCCATTCCTGCCGTATGCAGCCTGATTCCTGTGGTTGGCCCCTTTGTCCTGATAGGTTGGGCAATGAAAGCCGCCAAGAATGTGATGGACGGAAATCTGGAAAATGCATTGCCTGAACTGGATTTCGGTGCTGATCTGGGCAAAGGTTTCATGGTGACGATCATTGGCCTCATTTATAGCTTGCCCATTGCGATTTTCGCTGGCATTTCCTCTGGTTTATTCTCTGCCGCTCCCAATTCGGAACAGGCAATGAGTGTGATTTTCTATATTCTCGGTGGTTGTTTTGGCCTGTTCGGCTTGCTCTTGGCTCTACTGATCATGTTCCTGAGTGCTGTTGGTATTGCCAATTACATTGCCAAGGGTGAATTCGGGGCTGCTTTCAAGTTCAAAGAGCTATTTGCCCTGCTGAAGAAATCTTTCGTCTCATGGTTATTGGTTGCCGTTGGTTACCTCCTTGCGATGGGCATCATTGCCCCATTGGGCGGTATCGTATGTGGTATCGGCGCAGTATTGACGGCCGCTTATGCAAACCTGATCGTGATGCACATGGTTGGTCAGGCATATAACGCCTCCAGGCCAGAGGTTTTTGAAGCGGTTTAA
- the amrA gene encoding AmmeMemoRadiSam system protein A — protein MTDHLDSAEQKRLLEIARESLTLSVQGKALPELNLQDLPQALQADGASFVTLTESGQLRGCIGALEAYQPLAQDVQEHAMAAALQDYRFPQVRPDELPVIEIEVSILTPKVLLDYDDADDLLRKLRPGVDGVVLQDGFRKATFLPQVWDQLPQPEQFLAHLCQKMGASSNLWQRKHLTVFTYQVQEFQE, from the coding sequence ATGACAGATCACCTTGATTCAGCTGAACAAAAACGCCTTCTGGAAATCGCCAGAGAATCTCTGACCCTTTCTGTGCAGGGAAAAGCGCTGCCGGAACTCAATTTACAGGACCTACCCCAAGCGCTTCAAGCAGATGGTGCATCATTCGTCACGTTGACCGAATCCGGACAACTGCGGGGGTGCATAGGTGCACTGGAGGCCTATCAGCCCCTCGCACAGGACGTGCAGGAACATGCTATGGCAGCGGCGTTGCAAGATTATCGCTTCCCCCAGGTTCGGCCGGATGAGCTTCCGGTGATCGAGATCGAAGTCTCCATCCTGACACCCAAAGTTCTGCTGGATTATGATGATGCAGATGACCTGCTTAGGAAATTGCGGCCAGGCGTGGATGGCGTGGTTCTGCAGGATGGCTTCCGCAAAGCCACCTTCCTCCCCCAGGTTTGGGATCAGCTTCCCCAGCCGGAGCAATTCCTGGCCCACCTCTGCCAAAAGATGGGAGCAAGTTCCAACCTCTGGCAACGAAAACACCTGACGGTTTTCACCTATCAGGTGCAGGAATTTCAAGAGTAA
- a CDS encoding cyclic-di-AMP receptor, producing the protein MKLIIAIIKDEDNDSVSRSLTKENFRVTFIASTGGFLRSGRSTLLIGVDDDKVATALDVIRKSCKKPNQTDEKRATIFVLNVDKFTQL; encoded by the coding sequence ATGAAATTGATCATTGCCATTATTAAAGACGAAGATAACGATAGCGTTTCCCGCTCCCTGACGAAGGAAAACTTCAGGGTAACCTTTATTGCGTCCACCGGTGGTTTCCTGCGCAGCGGTCGTAGCACGCTCCTGATTGGCGTAGATGATGACAAGGTGGCGACAGCTTTGGATGTGATCCGCAAAAGCTGCAAGAAGCCCAACCAGACGGATGAAAAGCGGGCGACCATTTTCGTACTCAATGTGGATAAGTTCACCCAGCTCTAG
- a CDS encoding YcgN family cysteine cluster protein — translation MAEKNRFWEEKTLSELTLEEWEALCDGCGKCCLHKIEDIDTGEVYYTNVACRLLDLKTCRCQDYGNRSRLVPDCLQLTADLAHELSWLPESCAYRRLAEGRSLAWWHPLNSGDPDTVRQVGVSVCGKAVAEAEVDLDDLEDMVVDWFD, via the coding sequence TTGGCTGAAAAGAACCGCTTTTGGGAAGAAAAAACGCTCTCAGAACTCACATTGGAAGAATGGGAAGCCTTATGCGACGGCTGTGGGAAATGCTGCCTGCATAAGATCGAGGATATTGACACCGGCGAGGTTTATTACACCAATGTAGCCTGCCGCCTGTTGGACCTGAAGACCTGCCGCTGCCAGGATTACGGCAATCGGTCCAGACTGGTGCCGGACTGCCTTCAACTCACAGCCGACCTGGCCCATGAGCTGAGTTGGCTGCCAGAAAGCTGCGCTTACCGACGATTGGCGGAAGGGCGGTCTTTGGCCTGGTGGCATCCGCTGAACTCTGGTGACCCGGACACGGTCCGCCAGGTCGGTGTTTCGGTCTGCGGCAAGGCCGTGGCCGAAGCGGAAGTGGATCTGGATGACCTGGAAGATATGGTCGTGGATTGGTTCGATTGA
- a CDS encoding M23 family metallopeptidase: MKIKYLTIFLLIPVLAAACQSGTMPTVDPTATIVPEATATVGLVPTMTPTATLEPTPAFPPDLACGEIFCQAAWAGLLEKPIGLEYNQFIDLTYPYASTANGLLDPHHGVEFVNEFGTPVLAAQDGEVVFAGSDYPDALGPYAGFYGNVVVIKHPGLFEGRDLFTLYGHMSEIMVEAGQLVTVGQQVGAVGMTGIATGTHLHFEVRLDENDYFKTTNPSLWFSPVDRVNGGEGAALAGLAVNTLDQPIDQLVITLELLDAEGNPVRWFYPVTYYTYGANANPVTGENFGISDLPSGNYKLTYITGALHTQYFTLEPGSLGLVLLPWN; encoded by the coding sequence ATGAAAATTAAATACCTGACGATCTTCTTGCTGATTCCAGTGTTGGCCGCGGCTTGTCAGTCGGGCACAATGCCGACAGTTGACCCAACTGCGACCATTGTACCTGAGGCGACGGCCACGGTTGGATTGGTGCCGACCATGACGCCGACTGCAACTCTGGAACCGACGCCAGCCTTCCCACCGGACCTGGCTTGCGGCGAGATCTTCTGTCAGGCTGCCTGGGCTGGGCTGCTCGAAAAGCCGATTGGACTGGAATACAATCAATTCATTGATTTGACCTATCCTTATGCCAGCACGGCAAATGGCCTTCTGGACCCGCATCATGGGGTGGAATTTGTGAATGAATTCGGAACCCCGGTTTTGGCGGCTCAGGATGGTGAAGTCGTGTTTGCAGGGTCGGATTACCCGGATGCGTTGGGACCGTATGCCGGTTTTTATGGCAATGTGGTCGTGATCAAGCACCCCGGCTTGTTTGAAGGCCGGGACCTGTTCACCTTGTATGGTCATATGTCTGAGATCATGGTGGAAGCAGGGCAGCTCGTCACCGTGGGCCAGCAGGTCGGCGCGGTAGGGATGACGGGGATCGCCACCGGCACTCACCTGCATTTTGAGGTCAGGCTGGATGAGAATGATTACTTCAAGACCACCAACCCCTCTCTGTGGTTTTCACCGGTTGACCGCGTCAATGGTGGTGAAGGCGCTGCTTTGGCGGGATTGGCTGTAAATACTTTAGATCAGCCGATTGACCAGCTCGTTATTACCCTGGAATTGTTGGATGCGGAAGGAAATCCTGTTCGGTGGTTTTACCCGGTGACGTATTACACCTATGGTGCCAACGCCAATCCGGTGACCGGGGAGAACTTTGGCATCTCGGATCTGCCATCTGGCAACTATAAATTGACTTATATTACCGGTGCATTGCATACTCAGTATTTCACCCTTGAACCGGGTTCGCTGGGGTTAGTTTTGCTGCCCTGGAATTAG